A stretch of the Mesorhizobium sp. Pch-S genome encodes the following:
- a CDS encoding NAD(P)H-dependent oxidoreductase, with protein sequence MTKVAVLVGSLRKDSFNRKIAKALAALTPGLEFDFLDIGAVSHYNQDLDTNPPADWVAFRKRIADADAVLFATAEYNRSVPGVLKNAIDVASRPYGQGALNGKPAAIISTSIGAIGGFGSNHHLRQSLAFLNMPVMGQPEAYIGGAANLFDEAGNLTNQGTKDFLTAFGKAFEQHIALHAKK encoded by the coding sequence ATGACCAAAGTGGCCGTACTTGTCGGCAGCCTGCGCAAGGACTCCTTCAACCGCAAGATCGCCAAGGCGCTTGCTGCGTTGACGCCAGGTCTCGAGTTCGACTTCCTCGATATCGGTGCCGTTTCTCACTACAATCAGGACCTGGACACCAATCCGCCGGCGGACTGGGTTGCATTTCGCAAGCGTATCGCCGATGCCGATGCGGTGTTGTTCGCGACCGCCGAGTACAACCGGTCAGTACCGGGTGTCTTGAAGAACGCCATTGACGTTGCCTCGCGTCCTTACGGCCAGGGCGCGCTGAACGGCAAGCCGGCGGCGATCATCTCCACCTCGATCGGTGCCATCGGCGGCTTCGGCTCCAATCATCACCTGCGCCAGTCGCTGGCCTTCCTGAACATGCCGGTGATGGGTCAGCCGGAAGCCTATATTGGCGGAGCTGCCAACTTGTTCGACGAGGCCGGCAACCTGACCAATCAGGGTACCAAGGATTTCCTCACCGCTTTCGGTAAGGCGTTCGAGCAGCACATCGCCCTGCACGCCAAGAAATAA
- a CDS encoding TetR/AcrR family transcriptional regulator, translating to MRKVDPEKHEAKRQQILQAAVACFARKGFHRTSTAEICAEAGMSPGNLFYYFPNKQAIIAAIVEEERRQTADYFEGTIQSADLFAELLDFMDIVLELASDPTYLKLALEIAAEAMRDEEIGKLVTKNDNELQVALNTLLRNAAARGQVDPTLDPADSARWIAALIDGVFSRVAIDPGFNPLEQRPMLRLLITRFLRPGAVPTG from the coding sequence ATGCGCAAGGTCGACCCTGAAAAGCATGAAGCGAAGCGCCAGCAGATTTTGCAGGCTGCGGTTGCCTGCTTCGCGCGCAAGGGTTTCCATCGCACGTCGACCGCTGAGATCTGCGCCGAGGCCGGCATGAGCCCCGGCAACCTCTTCTATTATTTCCCGAACAAGCAGGCGATCATCGCTGCCATTGTGGAAGAAGAACGGCGCCAGACCGCCGACTATTTCGAGGGCACCATCCAGTCGGCGGACCTGTTTGCCGAGCTGCTCGACTTCATGGACATCGTGCTCGAGCTCGCTTCCGACCCGACCTATCTCAAGCTGGCGCTGGAGATCGCGGCCGAGGCGATGCGCGACGAGGAGATCGGCAAGCTCGTCACCAAGAACGACAATGAACTGCAGGTGGCGCTGAACACGCTGTTGCGCAACGCTGCTGCTCGCGGCCAGGTCGATCCGACGCTCGACCCCGCTGACAGTGCCCGCTGGATCGCAGCACTCATCGACGGCGTCTTCAGCCGTGTCGCCATCGATCCAGGCTTCAATCCGCTGGAGCAGCGGCCGATGCTGCGGCTCCTCATCACGCGCTTTCTGCGGCCAGGCGCGGTGCCGACAGGCTGA
- a CDS encoding GFA family protein — MTILHTGGCRCGAIIFEASADPFYTSYCHCTDCRRASGAPVAAFVGFLAEHVTFRGEASIYGKFPISRSFCATCGAPIAYRDARIEDQVFFMLGAMDHPERYPPTVHGYVSEQLPLDFCGCRSTLRRGRVMCCRMLGLLVADLQQPTGSLHF, encoded by the coding sequence ATGACCATACTTCACACCGGCGGGTGTCGCTGCGGCGCTATCATCTTCGAGGCTTCGGCCGACCCATTCTACACCAGCTACTGCCACTGCACTGACTGCCGAAGGGCAAGCGGCGCGCCCGTCGCAGCCTTCGTCGGTTTCCTGGCCGAGCACGTGACTTTCCGTGGTGAAGCGTCGATCTACGGCAAGTTTCCGATCAGCCGAAGCTTTTGCGCGACTTGCGGGGCGCCCATCGCCTACCGTGATGCGCGCATCGAAGACCAGGTGTTTTTCATGCTGGGCGCGATGGATCACCCGGAACGCTATCCACCGACCGTTCACGGTTATGTCAGCGAACAGCTTCCCTTGGACTTCTGCGGCTGCAGAAGCACACTGCGCCGAGGCCGGGTGATGTGCTGTAGGATGCTCGGCCTTTTGGTTGCGGACCTGCAGCAGCCAACCGGATCCCTTCATTTCTAA
- a CDS encoding MFS transporter → MADDQKALRLARTIWPYTGLQLASITVNLANAITAVVYPWLVYDLSGNASWMGIIAALTLFPAIFGSAFGGIIAEKVGIRRMALVSVAMGTAAAVAAAAAHDAGMLTIGLLASLALLGAILDGPGGIAIEARVPEIARLARLPLIRANAIDDLVDNGAAIAGPAIAAFLVAVTSTTVLLWIIAVINLVAAVLVALSVPRFRLRRIAGSTVGQMKAGLGFIFGQPTLRSALILAGIGTSVFVAVEGIALPAILRTEGRSAALLGMFLAAASAGAIASNVALAFASQAPSLRGIFSTAFAGLAAGVALLLFGRSVPIMIASGAMLGVAAGPLSPVFATLLQSSVPKDLRANVIGISMSLVLLGAPAAALVTGVALDSFGATAVLVACSALLLSCALAALAMSGLRGVTASLSGEAARQE, encoded by the coding sequence ATGGCCGACGACCAAAAGGCACTGCGGCTGGCGCGCACCATCTGGCCTTATACCGGGCTCCAGCTTGCCAGCATCACCGTCAATCTCGCCAATGCGATCACCGCCGTGGTCTATCCTTGGCTGGTCTACGATCTCTCGGGCAATGCCAGCTGGATGGGCATCATCGCGGCGCTGACGCTGTTTCCCGCCATCTTCGGCTCGGCCTTTGGCGGCATCATCGCCGAGAAGGTCGGCATCCGCCGCATGGCGCTGGTTTCTGTGGCGATGGGGACTGCTGCTGCCGTCGCCGCGGCCGCAGCCCATGACGCCGGCATGCTCACCATCGGACTGCTGGCAAGCCTTGCCTTGCTGGGCGCTATCCTCGACGGGCCGGGCGGCATCGCTATCGAGGCGCGTGTGCCCGAGATCGCCAGGCTGGCGCGTCTGCCCCTGATCCGGGCCAACGCCATCGACGACCTCGTCGACAACGGCGCGGCGATTGCCGGGCCGGCGATCGCGGCTTTCCTGGTCGCCGTTACCAGCACGACGGTTTTGTTATGGATCATCGCCGTCATCAATCTCGTGGCCGCCGTGCTGGTTGCCCTCAGCGTGCCGCGCTTCCGGCTGCGCCGCATCGCCGGTTCGACAGTCGGCCAGATGAAGGCCGGGCTCGGCTTCATCTTCGGGCAGCCGACGCTGCGCTCCGCGCTGATCCTGGCGGGCATCGGCACCAGCGTCTTCGTTGCCGTCGAAGGCATTGCCCTGCCGGCGATCCTGCGCACGGAAGGCAGGTCGGCGGCATTGCTCGGCATGTTTCTGGCAGCGGCCTCGGCCGGCGCGATCGCTTCCAATGTCGCCCTGGCCTTCGCAAGCCAGGCACCGTCGCTGCGTGGCATCTTCTCGACTGCCTTTGCCGGGCTTGCCGCCGGCGTCGCCTTGCTGCTGTTTGGCCGGTCGGTGCCGATCATGATCGCCTCTGGTGCCATGCTTGGCGTCGCCGCCGGCCCGCTGTCGCCAGTCTTTGCAACCCTGCTGCAATCGAGTGTGCCGAAAGACCTGCGCGCCAATGTCATCGGCATCTCGATGAGCCTGGTGCTGCTCGGTGCACCAGCGGCTGCTCTCGTCACCGGAGTGGCGTTGGATAGCTTCGGTGCGACCGCCGTGCTGGTCGCCTGCTCGGCCTTGCTGTTGTCATGCGCGCTCGCGGCACTCGCCATGTCGGGATTGCGCGGGGTGACGGCCAGCCTTTCCGGCGAGGCGGCGAGGCAAGAGTAG
- a CDS encoding SDR family oxidoreductase, with amino-acid sequence MRVLILGGNGLIGSAVAHALARRGHELLAIGRDIAVASRRMPGIDWRRVDIARLTDVEAWLPLLQEMDAVVNCAGALQDGARDDVRALQETAMLALYQASVASGIKLMVQISARTDGIAAATEFLATKRLADEALTRSGVPFVILRPALVIGRNCYGGSSLLRALAAFPLVTPLVNANSPIEVAALDDVTLAVIHALENGIPTGSDLHVAAPQIFTLAQIVARHRAWLGLPAASVLPVPMFAASAVSRLADWLGWLGWRSPLRSTAMLSASGGITSAAGNVNLPFTPRSLDETLDTQPAGAQDLWFARLYLLKPLIIGTLSLFWIVSGVMSLALFKASSAHLAEVGVSSAGAILLTLATSLADIGLGLAAAARRTVRPALLGMIGLSMCYLATASILEPSLWLDPLGVLVKVIPQIVLAVVALAIIEER; translated from the coding sequence ATGCGTGTCTTGATTCTGGGTGGCAACGGATTGATAGGCTCGGCCGTGGCGCACGCGCTGGCACGGCGCGGCCACGAGCTCCTGGCGATCGGACGTGACATTGCGGTTGCGTCACGACGCATGCCGGGTATCGATTGGCGCAGGGTCGACATCGCTCGCCTGACCGATGTCGAAGCCTGGCTGCCCTTGCTCCAGGAAATGGATGCCGTCGTCAATTGCGCAGGCGCTTTGCAGGACGGAGCTCGGGACGATGTAAGGGCATTGCAGGAAACCGCAATGCTTGCCCTCTATCAAGCGTCGGTGGCGTCCGGCATCAAACTCATGGTTCAGATCTCGGCCCGTACCGACGGGATCGCTGCAGCAACAGAGTTTCTTGCTACCAAGCGTTTGGCTGACGAGGCGTTGACACGGTCCGGCGTACCGTTCGTCATCCTGCGGCCGGCGCTCGTCATCGGCCGCAATTGTTATGGCGGTTCATCGCTGCTGCGAGCATTGGCTGCTTTTCCTCTCGTGACACCGCTGGTGAATGCAAACTCACCGATCGAGGTGGCGGCGCTGGACGACGTCACTCTCGCCGTGATCCACGCACTGGAGAACGGTATTCCCACCGGCAGCGATCTGCATGTCGCGGCACCCCAAATCTTCACGCTGGCACAGATCGTGGCGCGGCATCGGGCATGGCTTGGTCTGCCGGCTGCATCCGTTCTGCCTGTTCCCATGTTTGCAGCATCAGCCGTGTCGCGACTGGCCGATTGGCTCGGCTGGCTTGGCTGGCGCTCGCCCTTGCGGTCGACGGCGATGCTTTCCGCATCTGGCGGCATAACCAGCGCCGCCGGCAATGTGAACTTGCCTTTCACGCCAAGATCACTCGACGAGACCCTCGATACCCAGCCGGCCGGGGCTCAGGACCTATGGTTCGCCCGGCTCTATCTCCTGAAGCCGTTGATCATCGGCACGTTGTCGCTGTTCTGGATTGTCTCGGGCGTGATGTCACTTGCCCTTTTCAAGGCCTCCAGCGCGCACCTGGCAGAAGTAGGTGTTTCGTCAGCTGGCGCCATACTGCTCACCCTCGCGACCAGCCTTGCAGATATAGGGTTGGGGCTGGCAGCCGCCGCGCGGCGCACGGTTCGGCCTGCCCTGCTTGGCATGATCGGCCTCTCGATGTGCTATCTGGCGACGGCATCCATTCTGGAGCCCTCGCTTTGGCTCGACCCACTCGGCGTTCTGGTGAAAGTCATTCCGCAGATCGTACTGGCGGTTGTCGCGCTCGCCATTATCGAGGAACGCTAG
- a CDS encoding efflux RND transporter periplasmic adaptor subunit: MLAEVAAASAQPDLSQRTVSTFIAERQPAEWTLTFTGVLVARDEIAVGTALQDQRIAAVEVEVGEHVKAGQVLVRLETAMLENKLRESEGRVARSKASLAQQEATLAQTQSALDRAERLQMTRTISQQTYEDRASAVAVAKQGVAVQRAENAEAQAQRAEAERQLERAIVRAPADGVVSERLARAGAQAGAEPLIRLIRDGAVEFAAEVPEADLPALAIGQPVKVRLAGRAGEIDGKVRIVAPKIDRETRLGSAQITLDTSEPLFVGAFGKAEVIFARREAIVVADSALVYGRGTDDCAVFVVNDGRVQRRPVETGLRRSGKVEIRAGLEPGERIVAKAGAALREGDAVTVVDLVQAGSVKK; this comes from the coding sequence ATGCTTGCCGAAGTTGCCGCCGCGTCGGCGCAACCGGATCTTTCGCAGCGCACCGTTTCCACCTTCATCGCAGAACGGCAGCCCGCGGAATGGACCCTGACCTTCACCGGCGTGCTGGTGGCGCGCGACGAGATCGCCGTCGGAACCGCCCTGCAGGACCAGCGCATCGCCGCGGTCGAGGTGGAGGTCGGCGAACACGTCAAGGCCGGCCAGGTTCTAGTCCGGCTGGAAACGGCGATGCTGGAAAACAAGCTGCGCGAATCGGAAGGCCGTGTGGCACGCAGCAAGGCTTCCCTTGCGCAGCAGGAAGCAACGCTCGCGCAGACCCAATCGGCGCTCGATCGTGCCGAGCGGCTGCAAATGACCCGCACCATCTCGCAGCAGACTTATGAGGACCGCGCGTCCGCCGTTGCGGTGGCCAAACAGGGTGTTGCCGTACAGCGGGCTGAGAATGCCGAAGCACAGGCGCAGCGTGCCGAAGCGGAGCGGCAACTTGAGCGCGCCATCGTCCGCGCACCCGCCGACGGTGTGGTCTCCGAGCGCTTGGCGCGTGCCGGCGCGCAGGCCGGCGCCGAACCGCTGATCCGCCTTATCCGCGACGGCGCGGTCGAATTCGCCGCCGAAGTTCCGGAGGCCGACCTGCCGGCGCTTGCCATTGGTCAGCCAGTCAAGGTGCGGCTCGCCGGCCGCGCCGGCGAGATCGACGGCAAGGTACGCATCGTTGCGCCGAAGATCGATCGCGAGACCCGATTGGGATCGGCACAGATCACGCTCGACACCAGCGAGCCGCTGTTTGTCGGCGCCTTCGGCAAGGCCGAGGTGATCTTCGCCAGGCGAGAGGCCATCGTCGTCGCCGACAGCGCACTGGTCTATGGACGCGGCACCGACGATTGCGCGGTCTTTGTCGTCAATGACGGCCGCGTGCAGCGCCGACCGGTCGAGACCGGACTGCGCAGGAGCGGCAAGGTCGAAATCCGTGCCGGTCTCGAACCTGGCGAACGCATCGTCGCCAAGGCAGGCGCGGCCCTGCGCGAAGGCGACGCCGTGACGGTCGTAGACCTGGTGCAGGCCGGCAGTGTGAAGAAGTGA
- a CDS encoding DUF2269 domain-containing protein → MVDLLRLVHVLGATVLFGTGLGIAFFMVVAHRSFRPDLIAHVAGTVVIADTIFTATAVILQPITGALLAHQLGWPLSEGWIALSLALYVVTGLFWLPVVVIQIRLRDLARESAATGSPLPARYFRLYGIWFAFGWPAFASVLAIFWLMLTKPSIVLF, encoded by the coding sequence ATGGTCGATCTCCTGCGGCTCGTCCATGTGCTTGGCGCCACGGTGCTGTTTGGAACGGGCCTCGGTATCGCATTCTTCATGGTCGTCGCGCACCGTAGCTTCAGGCCGGACCTGATTGCCCATGTCGCCGGCACGGTCGTCATAGCCGATACGATCTTCACGGCGACGGCAGTCATCCTGCAGCCGATCACCGGCGCCCTTCTGGCCCACCAGCTCGGCTGGCCGCTTTCCGAGGGCTGGATCGCGCTCTCTTTGGCACTTTATGTTGTTACCGGACTGTTCTGGCTGCCGGTGGTCGTCATTCAAATCCGCTTGCGCGATCTCGCCCGGGAGTCTGCGGCGACAGGCAGCCCTCTCCCTGCAAGATATTTCCGACTCTACGGAATCTGGTTCGCTTTCGGCTGGCCGGCCTTCGCCAGTGTCCTCGCCATTTTCTGGCTCATGCTGACAAAACCATCAATCGTCCTGTTCTGA
- a CDS encoding efflux RND transporter permease subunit, with translation MHTSNISAWAIRKPVPTIVLFIVLTFAGLAAFMRLPINANPNVTFPIVTVTVTQSSAAPAELETQVTRRIEGAASGLAGVNHIKSTVTTGSSVTEVEFKIGVDPDRATNDVREAIQQIRSDLPQSIQEPVISRVDVDGSAILYYTVKAPRMTPVELSWFVDDTINRELLAVSGVQKVQRLGGVNREIRVSLDPDKMLALGVTADQVNAALRDNNANIPGGRGTIGGREQSIRALGSVKTVEELAQLSVPLPDKRWVKLADIAIVTDGAAESRFFARQDGESTVGFSVSRGKGYSDTTVADAARARIAEIQARSPDIEIKELISTVQYTMESYDAASTALVEGAVLTVIVVFLFLRNWRATMISALAMPLSILPTFAAMDLLGFTLNSISLLALTLVIGILVDDAIVEIENIERHIHMGKRPYIASIEAADAIGLAVVATTLTIVAIFAPVSFIGGAVGQYFKQFGLTVAIAVLFSLLVARLLTPLMAAYLMQPAKQVDHDVKPSRISAGYTTLLAWTLDHRKTALAIVAMIFAGSIGLLTMLPTGFLPTSDGNLSQVKVTLPPGTRLTETESVTDGIVKQLLARPEVETVLVTSENVNQANFLIRLTPRSERSEDRKGFEMAVRPIFAMTPDIQFTFLSDGGGKEVTINLVGEDAQVLSDAARKLEMEMRGLPQLANVLSSEPPLAPELVVKPRPDEAARLGVSSMALGTVARIATLGEIDSASAQFNLGTRQVPIRVLLDSSARADLEALRKLRVGTSGGKMVPLTSVADITFGAEEGQIERLDRKRQVAIEANLDNKATLGTAMEAIKQLPAYKQLPAGVSLKEYGDTEAMAEMFRNFALAVLAGVLMVVAVLVLLFKDFLQPVTILIALPLSLGGAALALIIAGSALDLSSVIGILMLMGIVGKNSILLVDYAIEARREGLDRRAALMKAGTTRARPIIMTTIAMVAGMVPAAIGVGADAGFRAPMAIAVIGGLITSTLLSLVFVPVMFTVMDDLNRWLARKLRPLTSVTDADRAAGELLAAKQAETPGP, from the coding sequence ATGCACACCAGCAACATCTCCGCCTGGGCGATCCGCAAGCCGGTCCCCACCATCGTCCTGTTCATCGTGCTGACCTTCGCGGGTCTCGCCGCCTTCATGCGGCTGCCGATCAACGCCAATCCCAACGTCACGTTCCCGATCGTGACCGTGACGGTTACGCAGTCGAGTGCCGCCCCGGCGGAACTGGAAACGCAGGTCACCAGGCGCATCGAAGGTGCCGCATCGGGCCTTGCCGGCGTCAACCACATCAAGTCGACCGTCACCACCGGGTCCTCGGTCACAGAGGTCGAGTTCAAGATCGGCGTCGATCCAGACCGCGCCACCAACGACGTGCGTGAGGCAATCCAGCAGATTCGCTCTGATCTGCCGCAATCGATCCAGGAGCCGGTGATCTCGCGCGTCGACGTCGATGGCAGCGCCATCCTCTATTACACGGTGAAGGCGCCGCGCATGACGCCGGTCGAACTGTCCTGGTTCGTCGACGACACCATCAACCGCGAATTGCTCGCCGTCAGCGGCGTGCAGAAGGTGCAGCGGCTGGGCGGCGTCAACCGGGAGATCCGCGTCTCGCTCGACCCCGACAAGATGCTGGCGCTCGGCGTGACCGCCGACCAGGTCAATGCTGCGCTGCGTGACAACAATGCCAACATTCCGGGCGGCCGTGGCACCATCGGCGGACGCGAGCAGTCCATCCGCGCACTCGGCAGCGTCAAGACGGTGGAAGAACTCGCGCAGCTCTCCGTGCCGCTGCCGGACAAGCGCTGGGTAAAGCTGGCCGACATCGCGATCGTCACGGATGGCGCAGCAGAGTCCCGCTTCTTCGCACGACAGGATGGCGAATCCACCGTCGGCTTCTCCGTCTCGCGCGGCAAGGGCTACAGTGACACCACCGTTGCCGACGCCGCCCGTGCGCGTATCGCCGAAATCCAGGCGCGCTCGCCGGATATCGAGATCAAGGAACTGATCTCGACCGTGCAATACACGATGGAAAGCTACGACGCCGCCTCGACCGCGCTGGTGGAAGGCGCGGTGCTGACCGTCATTGTGGTGTTCCTGTTCCTGCGCAACTGGCGTGCCACCATGATCTCGGCGCTGGCGATGCCGCTGTCCATCCTGCCCACCTTCGCGGCGATGGACCTGCTCGGCTTCACGCTGAACTCGATCAGCCTGCTTGCGCTGACACTGGTGATCGGCATCCTCGTCGATGATGCCATCGTCGAGATCGAGAACATCGAGCGCCACATCCATATGGGTAAGCGGCCCTATATCGCTTCGATCGAGGCGGCCGACGCCATCGGCCTTGCGGTGGTTGCCACGACATTGACCATCGTTGCCATCTTCGCGCCAGTGAGCTTCATCGGCGGCGCGGTCGGGCAGTATTTCAAGCAGTTCGGCCTGACGGTAGCCATCGCGGTGCTGTTCTCGCTGCTGGTCGCCCGCCTGCTGACGCCGCTGATGGCCGCCTATCTGATGCAGCCGGCGAAACAGGTCGACCATGACGTGAAACCGTCCAGGATCTCCGCCGGCTACACCACACTGCTCGCCTGGACGCTTGATCACCGCAAGACCGCGCTGGCGATCGTGGCGATGATCTTTGCAGGCTCGATCGGACTGCTCACCATGTTGCCGACAGGCTTCCTGCCGACCAGCGACGGCAACCTTTCGCAGGTCAAGGTGACGCTGCCGCCCGGCACCCGGCTCACCGAGACCGAAAGTGTAACCGACGGCATCGTCAAGCAGCTTCTGGCCCGGCCGGAAGTGGAGACGGTGCTGGTCACCTCCGAAAACGTCAACCAGGCCAACTTCCTGATCCGGTTGACGCCGCGCAGTGAACGCAGCGAGGACCGCAAGGGCTTCGAGATGGCGGTGCGGCCGATCTTTGCCATGACCCCGGATATCCAGTTCACCTTCCTTTCCGACGGTGGTGGCAAGGAGGTCACTATCAACCTGGTCGGCGAGGACGCTCAGGTGCTGTCCGATGCGGCACGCAAGCTCGAAATGGAAATGCGTGGCCTGCCCCAGCTTGCCAACGTTTTGTCGAGTGAACCACCGCTGGCACCCGAACTGGTGGTGAAACCTCGCCCCGACGAGGCAGCACGCCTTGGTGTGTCGTCGATGGCATTGGGAACCGTGGCCCGCATCGCGACATTGGGCGAAATCGATTCCGCCTCGGCGCAGTTCAACCTCGGCACCCGCCAGGTGCCAATCCGCGTGCTGCTGGACAGTTCCGCCCGGGCCGATTTGGAGGCGCTGCGCAAACTGCGTGTCGGTACGTCCGGCGGCAAGATGGTGCCGCTCACCTCAGTGGCCGACATCACCTTTGGTGCAGAGGAAGGCCAGATCGAGCGCCTCGACCGCAAGCGCCAGGTCGCGATCGAGGCCAACCTCGACAACAAGGCCACGCTTGGTACCGCCATGGAGGCGATCAAGCAGTTGCCGGCCTACAAGCAGCTGCCGGCAGGCGTCAGCCTCAAGGAGTATGGCGACACCGAAGCCATGGCCGAGATGTTCCGCAACTTCGCGCTCGCGGTGCTGGCGGGCGTGCTGATGGTGGTCGCTGTGCTGGTTCTGCTGTTCAAGGACTTCCTGCAGCCGGTGACAATTCTCATCGCGCTGCCACTGTCGCTGGGCGGGGCGGCGCTGGCGCTGATCATCGCAGGCTCGGCGCTCGACCTGTCCTCGGTCATCGGCATCCTGATGCTGATGGGCATCGTCGGCAAGAATTCGATCCTGCTTGTCGATTACGCGATCGAAGCCAGACGCGAGGGCCTCGACCGGCGCGCGGCATTGATGAAGGCCGGGACCACCCGCGCGCGACCGATCATCATGACCACCATCGCCATGGTGGCCGGCATGGTGCCGGCGGCTATCGGTGTCGGCGCCGATGCCGGCTTCCGTGCACCGATGGCGATCGCGGTGATCGGCGGCCTGATCACCTCGACGCTGCTGTCACTGGTGTTCGTGCCGGTGATGTTCACCGTCATGGACGACCTGAACCGCTGGCTGGCGCGCAAGCTGCGGCCACTGACCTCGGTAACCGATGCCGATCGTGCTGCCGGAGAACTGCTTGCTGCAAAGCAGGCCGAGACGCCGGGCCCATAA